The following proteins are co-located in the Patescibacteria group bacterium genome:
- the rplK gene encoding 50S ribosomal protein L11 yields MAKKIKAIIKVQAIGGAATPAPPLGPVLGQQGINIQAFVQEFNAKTQDRRGETVPALITIYDDRSFSFILKTAPASDMIKKILNLKAGSGKPLTEKVGKLTKAQLRDIAERKMPDLNTKDVDAAMKIIAGTARQMGVDVEA; encoded by the coding sequence ATGGCCAAGAAGATCAAGGCTATTATCAAGGTTCAGGCAATTGGTGGTGCAGCTACTCCGGCCCCGCCGCTTGGTCCAGTGCTCGGTCAGCAGGGTATTAACATCCAGGCTTTCGTCCAGGAATTCAATGCGAAGACCCAGGACCGCCGTGGAGAAACTGTGCCAGCCCTCATCACTATTTATGATGATCGCTCGTTCTCCTTCATCCTGAAGACCGCTCCGGCTTCAGACATGATCAAGAAGATTCTGAACCTCAAGGCAGGTTCTGGAAAGCCATTGACCGAGAAAGTCGGCAAGCTAACTAAGGCTCAGCTCCGCGATATCGCTGAGCGCAAGATGCCAGACTTGAACACCAAGGATGTAGACGCGGCCATGAAGATCATCGCTGGGACTGCACGTCAGATGGGAGTGGATGTAGAGGCGTAA
- the rplA gene encoding 50S ribosomal protein L1, whose protein sequence is MHGKRFTELKTTVEKKLYNVKDAVDLVKKDATAKFDETVELHFNLGIDPKMGDQLIRGTITLPHGTGKSKKVVAFVDAGNEAAAKAAGADIIGNEEYLENLVKTGKIDFDVAVAVPSMMPKLAKAAKILGPRGLMPNPKTDTVGPNITKMVEEQKAGKLSFKNDNTANVHMIVGKASFPAEKLVSNVNAAMDAISRAKPQSAKGIYMKSVTMTSTMGPAVRLEVIAL, encoded by the coding sequence ATGCACGGTAAACGATTCACAGAATTGAAAACGACGGTTGAAAAGAAACTCTACAACGTAAAGGACGCCGTTGATCTCGTCAAAAAGGACGCGACCGCCAAGTTCGATGAAACTGTTGAGTTGCACTTCAACCTCGGGATTGATCCAAAGATGGGCGACCAGCTCATCCGCGGTACCATCACCCTCCCTCACGGGACGGGTAAGAGCAAGAAAGTTGTTGCATTCGTTGACGCTGGCAACGAAGCAGCTGCCAAGGCTGCTGGTGCCGACATCATTGGTAACGAAGAGTACCTCGAGAACCTGGTAAAGACCGGCAAGATCGACTTCGACGTCGCCGTTGCTGTGCCAAGCATGATGCCTAAGCTGGCCAAGGCCGCTAAGATCCTCGGACCTCGCGGACTCATGCCTAACCCAAAGACGGACACTGTTGGACCAAACATCACCAAGATGGTGGAAGAACAGAAGGCTGGTAAGCTGTCTTTCAAGAATGACAACACCGCTAACGTCCACATGATTGTGGGCAAGGCGTCATTCCCGGCCGAGAAGCTGGTCAGCAACGTGAACGCGGCTATGGACGCCATCAGCCGCGCCAAGCCACAGAGTGCCAAAGGTATCTACATGAAGTCTGTCACCATGACTTCTACAATGGGACCCGCTGTGCGTTTGGAAGTTATCGCCTTATAA
- a CDS encoding adenylyltransferase/cytidyltransferase family protein, protein MHIPQRYITDTAELKKIVESMKTLGMKIVLTQGVYDLIHEGHALYLEKAKALGDVLIVAVDSDELTKIRKGPKRPIVPQNERVNMLLHLRHVDIVTIKEAHQGLGDVIQAVRPDVMVFSGSTKDITPEHVAEYKDCCGEIVVLPPQATTTTTARVRNLTIEGAEKLAKEVNELIAKFLQQIGE, encoded by the coding sequence ATGCATATCCCCCAGCGCTATATCACGGACACCGCGGAGCTCAAGAAGATAGTGGAAAGCATGAAAACGCTGGGCATGAAGATTGTCCTGACTCAAGGCGTTTATGACCTAATCCATGAAGGTCATGCCCTTTATTTAGAGAAGGCCAAGGCACTGGGCGATGTTCTCATAGTCGCTGTCGACTCCGATGAACTGACAAAGATCCGAAAAGGTCCTAAGCGTCCGATTGTCCCCCAAAATGAGCGTGTGAACATGTTGTTGCACTTGAGGCACGTCGATATCGTGACCATCAAAGAAGCTCATCAAGGGCTGGGCGACGTCATTCAAGCTGTGCGACCTGATGTCATGGTGTTTTCGGGATCGACCAAGGATATTACGCCGGAACATGTAGCTGAGTACAAAGACTGTTGCGGTGAAATTGTCGTCCTCCCCCCACAGGCGACTACGACTACTACGGCTCGCGTTCGCAATTTAACGATCGAGGGCGCCGAAAAACTCGCCAAAGAAGTAAACGAACTCATCGCCAAGTTTCTACAACAGATCGGCGAGTAA